The Caldisericia bacterium genome contains the following window.
GATGTGTATAAGAGACAGGATATATATTTATAATAGTACAACTCATCAATATGTCAGAGGTGAATTTCCTGCAGTATCCTCTATTGAAGTTACTCTTGCTTTAATAGAAGCAGCGGAAAGATTAAATTTTCCTTATCATATTGGAATTGCAGCATCAACTGATGCATTTTATACTGGACAAGGAAGGCCAGGTTTAAATGATTACATACCTTCTTTTGCAAAAGAAATTTTTAATGATATGAAAATAGCTGGAGTAACTAACTTTGAAATGGAAACTTCCACTTTATTTGTTTTATCCTCTATTTACAAATTGAGAGCAGGTTCTGTATGTGTTGTTATTGCAAACAGAATTACAAATGAGTTTCAATATGTAGGAGAAGAGAGAGCAATTCTTGTAGCAAATGAAGCAGTAAAAATTTTGAGTGAATGGGATGAAATAAAAAACAATAAAGGAAAGAAAATATTTTTCCCTGGCTTATTGAAATAAAATTACATAAGGATACTTATCGCTTTAAAAATTAAATTTTGATTTTCTGGAAAACTATTTTTGATATATATGAAACCCATAAACCCAAAATAAGATAAAGAATATACAAAAACAAAATATTATAAATAAAACTTGATATATAAATTAAAATTAACAGAGTAGTTAATCCAATTAACTCTCTTAAAAAAATATTTTTAATATTTAAATTTTTATCTTCTTGTTCTCTATAAAATAAAGTCCCTAAAAGAAGACCTGAAAAAGGAGACAAAAGGTTAGAATATTCTTTTATTAAAAATGAAAAAATAAATAATAAAATTGGAATAAAATAACTAAATTTATCTTTTAGAAACTTTTTAATTAAATTATCTACAAAATCAAAAAATAAAAATAAAACTATAAAACCAATTGTTATACCTCCAATAATATCCAACACAAAGTGAAGCGATAAATATAATCTTGAAATTGAAATAAGTGATACCATTAAAATTGATAAAATAAGTAATATTTTCTTTTTAAAAATTTTAAAAAGTGAAAACCAAAAAACAACTGAATTTTGAGAGTGTCCACTTGGAAATCCAAATTCCTCTTTTCCTATTGATTTTTCATAAATTGGATTAAAGATTTCAGCACTTGGTCTTGGAAGTTTTAATATATTTTTAATTATTGTATTTATAGAAAAAGATATGAATAGTAAAAAAACAATTTTTAATGATATTCTATTATTGAAAATGAAAAAAATAAAGGAGATTGTTAATAGATAAAATTCAAAACTTCCAAGATCTGTAATAAATATAAAAATTTTATTCAAAAAAGGGGTTCTTATATTTTCAAAAAATTTTAAAATGTTAAATTCGAACATATATTTCAGAATATCACAATTTTGTTATAATAAATCATTATGAGAAAAGAAGATCTAATTCTTTTTTTGCCACCATTCTTATGGGGATGGACATTTGTAATTGTTAAAAACGGTGTTCAAAATTACGACCCATTTTCATTTGTATTTATTAGATTTACAGTTACTCTAATTTTTATGATTTTTTTGATTTATATATTTAAATTTAAAATAAATAAAGAAATTTTTATTAAAGGTGTAATAGCAGGTTTATTTCTTTTTTCAGCATACATCTTTCAAACAATAGGATTAAGATTTACAACTCCAACAAATAGTGCTTTCATTACCTCTATATCAATACCAATAACACCATTTTTCAATTTTCTTTTAACAAAGAGAAAGATAATTTTAAGAACATATATTGCAATTATTGTAGTTATAGTTGGTCTTTATCTACTTTTTGGTGGAGAACTAAATTCAATTAATTTAGGTGATTTTTTAACTTTAATTTGTGCGATTTTTTGGGCATTACATATTTCAACTATTGGATATTTTTCTCTTAATGATGAGAGTTTGCCATTTCTTTTTTCTCAAATATGGACAGTTTTTATTCTCTCTTCAATTTCAATTCTAATTACTAAAAGAACTATTTTACCTATTCCTTTAAATTCTTTATCTGGTGCTGTAATTGTTGCAATTTTTGCAACCTTAATTCCATTCTATATTCAGATTAAATATCAAAATAAAAAAAATACAATAAAAACAGCATTTATTTTTGCAACAGAACCAATTTTTGCAAATATTTTAGAATTCTTATTAATTGGTACAATTTATTCTCTAATAAATTATATTGGTATGCTTTTTATATTTTTATCTTCATTTATTGCTCAAAGAGATTAATTAAATTTTTATAAATTTTTCAAAATCTTTCAAAGGTAAGGTGTTAATGATATCTTCTTTTGTAAGCCAACCTCTTCTTGCAACACCTACTCCATATTTCATATCATATAATCCATATAGAGAATGAGCATCTGTTCCAATTGTAAATTTTAATCCATATACATCTTTACCATGCATAACGTTTATATCATTCAAATCTAATCTTTCAGGAGTTGAGTTTATTTCTAAAATTTTTCCACTATTCTTTGCTTCTTTGAATATTTCCTCAAGATCAACCTCATACTCATCTCTTGAACCAAGTAATCTACCAGTCGGATGTGTTATTATTTTTATCTTTTTAATTCTCATTGCTTTAAGAATCCTTTCTGTTATTTTTTTCTTATCCTGATTAAATCCTGTATGTATTCCAGCAAGACAAAGATCAAAAATCTCAAGATCTTCTTCTTTGAAGTCAACATTTCCATCAGATAAAATATTTAATTCACAACCAAAAAATATTCTAAATTTTCCGGCTAATTTATTGTTGATTTCATCTATCTCCTTTTTCTGTTTTTTATAATCCTCTATTGAAAGTCCGCCAGCAACTCCAAGTGCTTGTGCATGATCTGCTATTACAACATATTCATAACCTAGTTCCATGCATTTATTAACAATCTCAAAAATAGTATTTTCACCATCGGAATATTTAGTATGCACATGTGTATCACCTCTAATATCTTTTAGTTCTATTATTTTAGGAAGTTTACCATCAAGCGCAAGTTCAATTTCTCCTCTATCTTCTCTCATCTCTGGTGGAATGAGTGGAAGATCAAGAATGTTATAAACCTCTTCTTCTGTTTCTCCACATATTCTTTTGTCAGTTTGAGCATCAAATACACCATATTCATTTACTTTAAAACCTTTTTTTATAGCAAGTTCTCTTATTTTTACATTATGTTGTTTTGAACCTGTAAAATATTGAACTGCTGCTCCAAATGAAATAGGTTCAACAACTCTAACATCTATTTGTATATCTTCATTTGTTAAAATTGTTGATTTTGTATCTCCTTTAGCTAAAACCTCTTTTACAATATCTAAAGATGTAAAAATATCCATTACTTTTTCTGGATTTTTACTTGTAACAAGAATATCAATATCACCAATGGTTTCCTTCATTCTTCTTATACTTCCACAAACTTCGACTTTATCTATAGGTGCTTTGCTTTTTAAATTTTCAACAACATATTGTGAAAGAGGATATGCAATTCCTAATAATATTCTTCTAGTTTCTTTCTTTTTCCTATCCATAAGTGCTTTCATTATGTTCTCTTCTTTTTTAGGTCCAAAACCTTCAATTTCTCTTATCTTTTTTTCTTCTACTGCCTTCTTTAAATCTTCAATTGATTTTATTCCAAGTTTTGTATAAAGAGTGTATGCACCTCTTGGTCCAATTCCTGGAATTTCAAGAAGTTCTAAAAGAGTTGGAGGAATTTTTTGTTTTGCTTCCTCTAATTTATCAATTTTTCCAGTTTCAAGATATTGCACTATTTTTTTAGCAATTCCCTCACCAATTCCTTTAATTTCAGTTAATTTTCCCTCTTTTGCAAGATCTTCAATTGGAATTGGAAGATTCTCTATTTTTCTTGCTGCTTCAATGTATGCATTGATTTTAAATCGCATTTCACCTAAAATTTCAAGATATTCTGCAAGTTCATATAATTTTTGGGCAACTTCTTTGTTTTTCATAATTAAATTATAACTCTTAACAATTTTACTTGACCTAAGCAAATTTAAATTATAAAATTTTTGTTAATAAGTAAATATTTTATTAAACAAAGTAGTGAGGTGAATTAAAATGAATGTAAATGATTTATTTCCAATTCCAGATTTTTTTGATTTTAATAACTTTTTGATATTTGAGCCTCATCCTGATGATGTTGATATTTTTATGGGTGGTGTAGTTAAAAGATTAACAGATTTAGAAAAAAATGTAATTTTGATTACAGTTACTAATGGAGATAAAGGAACATTTGACATCTCTATTACAGAAAAAGATTTAAAAATGTTAAGAAAAGAAGAAAGATTAAGGGCAAATGAAATTTTGGGTATTAAAAATATGATTTTTCTTGATTATCCAGATTATGAACTTCCAGAAAAAGGAGTTCTTGTTAAGGAGTTTTTAAAAATAATAAGAGAATTAAAACCTGAAGTTATTTTCTCGCCAGATCCAAATCTTCCATATGAAGTTCATCCAGACCACAAAATTGTAGGAGATGCAGTAAGTGAAGCCTTTTTCTTTTCACCTATGCCTTTAATTATGAAAGATTATGCTCCACATTATGTTAATTTAATTTCATATTATATAACTCCATACCCAAATAAATTTGTTGATATAACTCAAACATTTGAGTATAAACTTAAAGCAATAAAAGAACATAAAAGTCAATTTAATGATGAAAATTATATGAAAATGGAAATATATTTAAAGTTTAAAAATGGAGAATACGGAAAAAGAATTGGTGTTAATTTTGCAGAAGCTTTTAAGGTTTTTACTCCTTTGCATGTACATACAAATGTTGATTCAATAAATATTTAGGAGAGTTTTATGTCTAATTACGAATATATAATAGAAGAAATTAAAAGAGTTCCAGAAGATATTGAAGAAATTTTAAATTACTTTATTGATTTTAAATTTAAGGAGATAAAATTTAAAAATATTTTATTTCTCGGAACAGGAGGAGGATCAAGAGCAGCATTTGATTTATTATTAACTTACCTTTTTGATAAATCTATATACCCAATTTTTATTCATCAGGGTTATGAAATTCCTCTATTTGTAAATGAGGATACTCTTGTTTTTTCTGTATCATATTCAGGTGAAACAGAAGAAACAATTTCATCAACAATTGAAGCATATAAAAATACAAAAAATATTTTTATTTTAACTAAAGGAGGACGATTAGAAAAATTTGCAAGAGAAAACTCCTTGTCTTTAATTAAATTAAAAGATGGATATGAGGCAAGACATGCTCTCCACATTATATTTTTTACAATTTTAAAAATTTTATCTTTCTATCTCAAATTAGATTTAAATATTGAGATTTTAGATACAATACAAACATTAAGAAAAATAAAAGAATGTTTTTACGATGAGATAAAAAAAATAATAAATGAATTAGAAGGTAAAATACCTTTTATTTATGGTAGTTATCTATTTTCAGATTCTATTGCTGAAAGATTAAGAAGACAATTTAATGAAAATGGAAAAACTCTATCACATTCAAATGTTATACCATCTCTTCATCATGATGAGATAGTTGGATTTATGGACAAATCTTTATCTCAAAAGGTTTTTATAATTTTTATAAGAGATTATTATGAAAATGAAAAAATAAATAAAAGATTTGAAATAACAAAAGAAGTTCTTAAAAGTTATGGTTTTGACTATTTTGAAATTTATCCAGAAAATTCACAATATAAATTATCAAGAATGTTTTCAATTATTTATAAACTCGATTTATTATCAGTTGAATATGCAAAAAAGAGAGGTTTTGATCCAAAAGATGTAAAGATAATTGAGTATCTAAAGGAGTTAATGAAAAAATGAAAGATTACGCAGTTGGAATTGACATTGGTGGAACTAAAATTTTAATGGTTTTAATTGACGAAGATGGAAAAATTATAAAAAAAGGTTTTTTAAGAACAGGAAATACTAATGAAGGAGAAAGAATAATAAATGAACTAAAAAAGATTTTTCTAACTTTAATAGATGGTTATCAAATAAAATCGATAGGTGTTGGATGTGCTGGTTTTATTGATTATGAAAAAGGTATTGTAAGAAAATCACCTAATATTAATTTTTTAGTTGATTATCCACTTAAAGAAACTCTTGAAAGACACTTAGTTTATCCAGTTTTTATTGATAATGATGTTAAAATGGGAGCAGTGGGTGAGTTATTTTTCGGTGAAGGAAAAAATTCTGAATTTTTTATTTTTATAACATTGGGAACTGGAATTGGTGGTGCAATTGTTTATAAGAATAAAATTTTAAGAGGAATCAACAATCTTGCCGGTGAGATAGGACATTTAACTGTTGATAAAGAGGGAATTTTATGTGGATGTGGAAAGAAAGGTTGTTTTGAAAAACTATCCTCTGGTGGGGCAATTAAAGATTATGTTTTATATGGTTTAAAAATGGGGAGAAAATCTAAAATTATAGAGAAAATTAATGGAGACTTAGAAAAAATTGATACACCATTAATAATTGACCTTGCTTTTGAAGGAGATTCTCTTTGTGTTGAAGCTGTAAAAAATGCCACATTTTATATTGGTTTAATAACATCATATTTAATAAATATATTAAATCCAGAAAAAATAATTTTTGGTGGTGGATTAACTTTTGGATTAGGTTATTTTTTTGATGATATAATAAACATTTCACAAATTTATTCTTTAAAAATTCCTTTTAGTAATTGTAAAATAATAAAATCTTATCTAAAAGAAGATGCAACAAGTATTGGTGCGGCTATTTATAGTTTAAAAAAATTGAGAGGAGAAGATATATGAATGTGTTTTTAAAGAAAATTTTAAAAATTTTAAAATTAAAAAATTTAGAGCCTTACATTGACTCTTTAATCTCTATGGGGAGAAAAAGTGAAGTTACATTTCCAAATGAACTCCTTCCCCTTAACTTAGAGATTTTAGCAAAAGGTCTTTTAACAAGTAGAGTTTTTGAAATAAATTCAAATTGGGTTTATCCCTTTTGGATTGAAGAGCAATTAAATCCTAAAAGTACCTCTTTTGTGGCAAGAGGAGCAAATATTTTTGCTATAAATACAACTCATAGAAATTGGACAACACTTGGATTTCCAGAAAGTAGTGAAAAAGGAGTAATTGATGAAAAAGGTCTTATATCTCCGAGACAAAATTTTCCATCATT
Protein-coding sequences here:
- a CDS encoding uridine phosphorylase, translated to MCIRDRIYIYNSTTHQYVRGEFPAVSSIEVTLALIEAAERLNFPYHIGIAASTDAFYTGQGRPGLNDYIPSFAKEIFNDMKIAGVTNFEMETSTLFVLSSIYKLRAGSVCVVIANRITNEFQYVGEERAILVANEAVKILSEWDEIKNNKGKKIFFPGLLK
- the polX gene encoding DNA polymerase/3'-5' exonuclease PolX, whose translation is MKNKEVAQKLYELAEYLEILGEMRFKINAYIEAARKIENLPIPIEDLAKEGKLTEIKGIGEGIAKKIVQYLETGKIDKLEEAKQKIPPTLLELLEIPGIGPRGAYTLYTKLGIKSIEDLKKAVEEKKIREIEGFGPKKEENIMKALMDRKKKETRRILLGIAYPLSQYVVENLKSKAPIDKVEVCGSIRRMKETIGDIDILVTSKNPEKVMDIFTSLDIVKEVLAKGDTKSTILTNEDIQIDVRVVEPISFGAAVQYFTGSKQHNVKIRELAIKKGFKVNEYGVFDAQTDKRICGETEEEVYNILDLPLIPPEMREDRGEIELALDGKLPKIIELKDIRGDTHVHTKYSDGENTIFEIVNKCMELGYEYVVIADHAQALGVAGGLSIEDYKKQKKEIDEINNKLAGKFRIFFGCELNILSDGNVDFKEEDLEIFDLCLAGIHTGFNQDKKKITERILKAMRIKKIKIITHPTGRLLGSRDEYEVDLEEIFKEAKNSGKILEINSTPERLDLNDINVMHGKDVYGLKFTIGTDAHSLYGLYDMKYGVGVARRGWLTKEDIINTLPLKDFEKFIKI
- a CDS encoding PIG-L family deacetylase translates to MNVNDLFPIPDFFDFNNFLIFEPHPDDVDIFMGGVVKRLTDLEKNVILITVTNGDKGTFDISITEKDLKMLRKEERLRANEILGIKNMIFLDYPDYELPEKGVLVKEFLKIIRELKPEVIFSPDPNLPYEVHPDHKIVGDAVSEAFFFSPMPLIMKDYAPHYVNLISYYITPYPNKFVDITQTFEYKLKAIKEHKSQFNDENYMKMEIYLKFKNGEYGKRIGVNFAEAFKVFTPLHVHTNVDSINI
- a CDS encoding phosphatase PAP2 family protein, encoding MFEFNILKFFENIRTPFLNKIFIFITDLGSFEFYLLTISFIFFIFNNRISLKIVFLLFISFSINTIIKNILKLPRPSAEIFNPIYEKSIGKEEFGFPSGHSQNSVVFWFSLFKIFKKKILLILSILMVSLISISRLYLSLHFVLDIIGGITIGFIVLFLFFDFVDNLIKKFLKDKFSYFIPILLFIFSFLIKEYSNLLSPFSGLLLGTLFYREQEDKNLNIKNIFLRELIGLTTLLILIYISSFIYNILFLYILYLILGLWVSYISKIVFQKIKI
- a CDS encoding DMT family transporter — protein: MRKEDLILFLPPFLWGWTFVIVKNGVQNYDPFSFVFIRFTVTLIFMIFLIYIFKFKINKEIFIKGVIAGLFLFSAYIFQTIGLRFTTPTNSAFITSISIPITPFFNFLLTKRKIILRTYIAIIVVIVGLYLLFGGELNSINLGDFLTLICAIFWALHISTIGYFSLNDESLPFLFSQIWTVFILSSISILITKRTILPIPLNSLSGAVIVAIFATLIPFYIQIKYQNKKNTIKTAFIFATEPIFANILEFLLIGTIYSLINYIGMLFIFLSSFIAQRD
- a CDS encoding ROK family protein; translation: MKDYAVGIDIGGTKILMVLIDEDGKIIKKGFLRTGNTNEGERIINELKKIFLTLIDGYQIKSIGVGCAGFIDYEKGIVRKSPNINFLVDYPLKETLERHLVYPVFIDNDVKMGAVGELFFGEGKNSEFFIFITLGTGIGGAIVYKNKILRGINNLAGEIGHLTVDKEGILCGCGKKGCFEKLSSGGAIKDYVLYGLKMGRKSKIIEKINGDLEKIDTPLIIDLAFEGDSLCVEAVKNATFYIGLITSYLINILNPEKIIFGGGLTFGLGYFFDDIINISQIYSLKIPFSNCKIIKSYLKEDATSIGAAIYSLKKLRGEDI